A genomic segment from Takifugu rubripes chromosome 20, fTakRub1.2, whole genome shotgun sequence encodes:
- the LOC101069782 gene encoding C2 calcium-dependent domain-containing protein 4C: MWVLEKIRGSVETSVLRQGENSGDRKGVTPPYSNVLTPDKIPDFFIPPKLVSSPPESEIPAVKPREVPEPSTSEQTISVGRKISSPKSPGLVAKLAGDTKNLLKAANRHIIQIESADDVVPGDTNADPQSQTAMSLPYVPKTHTPYGFATLKESPHTRRKESLFHCEHTSPITSPNVQRKGRSEGGTHLNPADYSAPHMNPYRYFSGGESDTCSSAESSPFSSPLLSRSASLLKIFTHETQAKVVKAKRSFARHSSLSTDECSSAEPSPNIQRRLHVPPFHGGGASGSSNHGLQREHTISLHKGGSVRISVNYDSGTSRLLIRVLAAESLYDKHFDIKSINCCVSVYLNPGKLQKQRSNIIKNSRNPVFNEDFFFDTISPVQVKNLSVKFKVVNKGTSLKRDTLLGEREMPLTKLLSGL; this comes from the coding sequence ATGTGGGTCCTGGAGAAGATCCGCGGGTCGGTGGAGACCAGTGTGCTGCGGCAGGGGGAAAATTCTGGGGACAGGAAAGGCGTCACGCCACCTTACAGCAACGTGCTCACCCCCGACAAGATCCCAGACTTCTTCATTCCCCCGAAGCTGGTCAGCAGTCCGCCTGAATCCGAGATTCCCGCTGTGAAGCCCAGAGAAGTCCCGGAACCCTCGACTTCAGAGCAAACCATCAGCGTTGGGAGGAAGATCAGCAGTCCGAAGAGCCCAGGCCTGGTAGCCAAGCTCGCAGGAGACACCAAGAACCTGCTGAAGGCAGCGAACCGTCATATCATACAGATCGAGAGCGCCGACGATGTGGTGCCCGGAGACACCAACGCGGACCCGCAGTCGCAGACCGCAATGTCGTTGCCTTACGTCCCCAAGACTCACACTCCCTACGGGTTTGCCACGCTGAAGGAAAGCCCCCACACTCGCCGTAAAGAATCGCTGTTCCACTGCGAACACACCAGTCCCATCACCTCCCCAAACGTTCAGAGGAAGGGGAGAAGCGAAGGGGGCACCCACCTGAATCCAGCCGACTACAGCGCGCCTCACATGAACCCCTACAGATATTTCAGCGGCGGCGAGAGCGACACCTGCTCCTCGGCCGAGTCCTCTCCCTTCagctcccctctcctctcgaGGTCCGCCTCCCTCCTCAAGATCTTCACCCATGAGACGCAAGCCAAAGTGGTTAAAGCCAAGAGGTCGTTCGCCCGCCACAGCTCCCTCTCCACCGATGAGTGCAGCTCGGCCGAGCCCAGTCCCAACATCCAGCGGAGACTCCACGTGCCTCCTTTCCACGGCGGTGGCGCCAGCGGCTCTTCCAACCACGGGCTCCAGCGAGAGCACACCATCAGCCTGCACAAGGGCGGGTCTGTGAGAATCAGCGTCAACTACGACTCTGGAACCTCCCGCCTGCTCATCCGCGTCCTGGCCGCCGAGAGCCTCTACGACAAACACTTCGACATCAAGAGCATCAACTGCTGCGTGTCGGTCTACCTGAACCCAGGAAAGCTGCAGAAGCAACGGAGCAACATCATCAAGAACAGCCGCAACCCCGTGTTCAACGAGGACTTCTTCTTCGACACTATCAGCCCGGTACAGGTGAAGAACCTGTCAGTGAAGTTCAAGGTGGTGAACAAGGGCACCAGCCTCAAGAGGGACACGCTGCTGGGAGAGCGAGAGATGCCGCTAACGAAGCTGCTATCGGGGCTCTAA
- the cdc34a gene encoding cell division cycle 34 homolog (S. cerevisiae) a, with translation MAQHGHHVASSQKALMLEMKSLQDEPVEGFKITLVDESDMYNWEVAIFGPPNTHYEGGYFKARIKFPVDYPYSPPAFRFLTKMWHPNIYENGDVCISILHPPVDDPQSGELPSERWNPTQNVRTILLSVISLLNEPNTFSPANVDASVMYRKWRESKGKDREYIEIIRKQVLATKADADRDGVKVPITLDEYCVRTQVPPTDDGSNLLYDDYYDDEELDDDDEDDNEDCCYDEDDSGTEDS, from the exons ATGGCTCAACATGGACATCACGTAGCCAGTTCCCAAAAAGCACTCATGTTGGAGATGAAAAGTCTCCAAGACGAGCCGGTCGAAGGGTTCAAAATAACTTTGGTGGACGAGTCGGACATGTACAACTGGGAAGTAGCAATTTTCGGACCCCCGAACACACACTACGAGGGTGGTTATTTTAAG GCTCGGATCAAGTTCCCCGTTGACTACCCGTACTCCCCGCCAGCGTTCCGTTTCCTCACTAAGATGTGGCACCCCAACATTTATGag AATGGAGATGTTTGCATCTCAATCCTCCACCCACCAGTAGACGACCCACAAAGTGGGGAGTTGCCTTCAGAGAGGTGGAACCCCACACAGAACGTCAG GACCATCCTTCTGAGCGTGATCTCTCTGCTGAACGAGCCAAACACCTTCTCCCCAGCCAACGTTGACGCCTCTGTCATGTACCGCAAGTGGAGAGAGAGCAAGGGCAAGGACAGAGAATACATAGAGATCATCAG GAAACAGGTGCTGGCTACCAAAGCTGACGCGGATCGGGACGGCGTCAAAGTGCCCATCACGTTAGACGAGTACTGTGTCCGCACCCAAGTCCCACCCACAGACGATGGCTCCAACCTCCTGTACGACGACTATTATGATGACGAGGAGCTGGACGACGACGATGAAGACGATAATGAGGACTGTTGCTATGACGAGGACGACTCGGGCACGGAGGACTCCTGA